ACCAAAGGAACTGCGTTTGCCGTGCCTGTGTTGAACAACACAAGACAAAATTTAATCTTAAAGACGAAATTCTAATGACTATCGGGGAGTATATCAAAGAGAAACTAAATTTATGGTCGGTGTCTTACTCTGACGCCTTAATTAGTGCAGAATTATCAAAGTTAGACTTGCAAATGGAAAGCGAGTATAACAATGAAACAGCCTCTAAATTAGATTTGTTTTTCTACAATTTACTCCCCGAAATGTTATTGCTCCCAAACAGCGTTAGTGAGGGCGGATACTCTATATCTTTTGATAAAAAAGCAGTAGAGGGCTATTATCAAATGCTATGTGAGAAACTGGGGAAGCCTAATCTTTTGCCTAAACCAACAATTAAGGACATTTCTAACCAATGGTAAAGCAGTATCCTTACATATTAAAACTTTTTCAAGAAGCAGAAGCGACTTTTAACCAAGCTACGGCAGAATGGGAAGGTGGGGAAGCGAAGTGGGTTACTGTCGGCTATTGTAGAGATGAAATTAACGGTGGTGGTAGTAAGATTACCAAAACAGACGGAGAGGCTTATGTTTATTCAGCGGTGGTTTACGCTCCAAAACATTGTCCAAGCATCAACACGGGGGCT
This Riemerella anatipestifer DNA region includes the following protein-coding sequences:
- a CDS encoding DUF6706 family protein, translating into MTIGEYIKEKLNLWSVSYSDALISAELSKLDLQMESEYNNETASKLDLFFYNLLPEMLLLPNSVSEGGYSISFDKKAVEGYYQMLCEKLGKPNLLPKPTIKDISNQW